TTGGGATTGATATAACCAAGCTGGCCAGGGAAGCCGGTGTGCCTATTGAATGGCCGCCTAAAGAATATGTGCATTTGCTTGGATTGCTGTTAATATAGCCGATAAAGCGATTGGAAGACAGGAGTGTAATAAGGGTGCTTAAAATTTATACTAATTTGGTGAAGACAGTAGTAGGGCGGAACCGTGAGCTGAAAGCCATTCTTTCTGCTATTGATGCAGGTAAACATATCTTGTTGGAAGGGCCGCCGGGGACCTCAAAATCTACTATATTACGCAACATTGCCAGGGAAGCTAAAATGCCCTTTTACATAATAGAAGGGAATATTGATTTAACGCCGGGAAAGCTGGTTGGCCATTTTAACCCGGCCAAAGTGATGGCCGATGATTACCGGCCGGAATACTTTGAAAAAGGACCTCTTACCAAAGCCATGGAGGAAGGAGGAATCCTGTATATAGAGGAGTTTAACCGGATGCCGGCCGATGTGTCTAATGTACTCATTACTCCCATGGAAGAAGGGGAGCTTTTTATTCCAAGGTACGGCACTGTTAAAGCCGCTGACAGATTTACGGTTGTTGCTTCCCAAAACCCTTACGATGATGTAGGTACTGTGCGGGTAAGTCGGGCCTTCATGGACCGGATCTGCCTGATAAAAATGGAATACCAGCCCCAACAAGAGGAAGAAATTATTGTTAAACGAAAGACCGGCTGTACAGATCAAAGGATTATTGAGTTGGCTGTTAAATTTGTCAGGAAAACGCGGGAACACCCTGATATAAAGATGGGTGCTTCAGTCAGAGCGGCCATTGATATAGTTGATATATTTAACAGCCTGCAGAAGTTGGATACTTTTATTGATGAAAATATACTAACTGCTGCCCGTATGGCTCTGGGCAATAAAATTTGGCTCAACGAGATTACTACGAAAACGGTGGATAAAATAATTGAAGCTATTTGGGAAGATTTAAGGGCAGACGTAAGTAACCTTAAGGAATTAAATGAAGGCAATGTAGGTGCGGTAAGTTCGCATAACGGACCTCCGGCTATAAATGGGGAAAAAGAGTTAAAAAAAAGGAACCTGGTATAGTAGAAAAAGTTTCTTTGGCAGGGTACCGCGAAGGGCCGTATCATTACCGGATTGCCCAGTATTTAAATACGCATCCGGGAGATTTGCAGGAATTTGTTGAAACCGCCAATTCGCTGGATGATTTTGCCAAAGTTTTTGACATGCTGAAACCTCGGGTTCGGGCTTTAGCGGTAAAATTTGCTTCCCGCATAATTACCAAGACGGCAAAGCAAATTGCCGATACGGGATATAGGTCCGGGAAACTGAAGATTGTTAAGGGCTTCCCGGAGACCGGTGAAATAGATTTGGACCGCAGCCTGGAATACTTCATGGATGAACCGGAACGGGGAATCCTGGACAACCTCGCTACATATAACCGGCTGAGAGAAAAAAGCGCTTTTGTGATTATGATTGATCACAGTTACTCGATGAGGGGCTTAAAAATTGTTTTGGCTGCTATTACAGCGGCAACAATAGCTTATCATTTTAAAACGGATTTTTCAGTTTTGGCATTTAGCAATAAAGTAAAAGTTCTTAAAGCGATAAACCATATGACTGGACCGGAAAAAGTCGTGGAACAGTTGTTTGACCTGAAACTGCAGGGGGATACTAATGTACGTCTTGCATTGGAGGAAGGATTGAAGCAGGTTAGTGATTTTGCCGAGAAAAAGGGCTTAATACTGACAGACGGCTCTTGGAATACAGGAGGTAATCCCCTGGACATGGCAGCAAAGTATGACAAACTAAATGTTATTGGTTTCCCGCCGGCTAACCCGGACAAAGTCAAACTACTTTCCAACCGGGGAAAAGGGGAATTTGCCTTTGTAGAGACGGAGAAGCAAATTGCCAATGCTATAATCAAATGCCTTAATTAAACAGATTCATGTTACACTGGCAAAACAACAATACCTATCCTGAAGTTTTTGCCTTTTAAAGGGACAAAGCTTTATTTTTTTATGCTTGCTAGAGTTGTTAGCAATATTCTACTCGAAAACGCAAGATGTTACATATTCTGCACAATATCATCTATGGGATTTGAAAACTTTTTATCAGATAATTTTAATAAAGAAAGGAACAAGCGGGACAAGCAACAAGAAATTGTCAAAAAATTTTGAAAGGGGGAAAAATGGGGAAAATTATCGTCAACTTATTTTGGGGCGAACTAATGACAGGGGAAAAGGAGGATATGAATGGACACATCAAAAATGCAGCAATTTCCCGAACTGACAACCGACAGGATTTTTGGCTTGTATATAGAGAGCGAAGAGAACAAAAAAAGGTCCGAAGAGCTATATAAAGCCCTGGACCAGGCCTTTATCTGGTCCATAATTTCAGAAGTCGTTGCTCATTATGACATTGGCAAGGTTACAGAGCTTTATGAAATTTTCGGCGGGTATGTGAACAGGAGTTTTGGGATCTATACCGAGAAGGACGGGCAAAAGCAGGAGTTTTTTGTGAGGCTTTACAAAAAGGGTGTAACTGAAAAGGAAATTATGTTTGAACATTCCCTGCTTGACTTTGTTAAGGCAAACGGTTTGGATATGGCTGCCGGAATCTACCGGACAAAAGACGGCAGAAGTTTTCTGAAGAAGATTATTGGAACCGGGGAAAAAGCTGAAGAGCGGTATTTTGCTGTTTACGAATTCCTTCCGGGCGAAGACAAGTATACCTGGGTTGAAAACGTGCTTACGGATGAGGAATTTGCCAGCATAGCAGAGATACTGGCCACGTTCCATAATGCGGCCAGGGGATTTGATCCCAAAGGTTTGGAAAGAGTGGAGCCAAAAATTCTGGAACTCATTCCCACTTTGAAAGCCAAATTCAAGGAATACGCGGAAACTGACTGGAAAGATAAGTTTACTGAATATTTCCTGAAAAACCTTGACTCTATTTTGGAAGAGATAGATCGGATAAAAATACCGGCCGAAGAATTGGCCAAAATGCCCATGAATCCCATCCACTGCGATTTCCATCCGGGAAACCTGAAATATGCTAACAATAAAGCCGTAGGTATTTTCGATTTCGACTGGTCCAAGATAGATCTGAGGCTGTTTGATATCGGGTTGGGTCTGGTTTATTGCTGTAGTTCGTGGATAGATGAAACAGACGGGACAATGATGCTTGACCAGAGTGCCATATTCTTGAAAGCCTATCAGAACAAACTCAAAGAGCTTGGCGGGTTAGAGCCTCTCAACGAAGTGGAAAAGAAACATTTACCCACTATGTTGGCAGCCGGTAATATGTATTTAATTTTCTGGGCTCTTAGGGATTATTACAGTAATTTAGGCGAGCTGAACGTGTTTGAATACCTGACCTATTTGCAGCACCAGGTTAAGTTAATGAACTGGATTCGGAAAAACTGGGATGTGCTCCTGGAAATTGCTAATAGCATTTAATCAATCCGCCTGGAAAGGGCCTATTGCCGGGAACACAAAATCATAACTAAAAGGGAGTGTTACATCATGCAACAATTTACCAGGTTTTTTACAGATGAACAACGTGTGCGGATTCACGAGGCTTCTCTGGAGATCCTCGAAAATGTTGGTCTTTTGGTCCGCAACAAAAAGGCGCGCGAAATTTTTGCCAAACACGGGTGCGAAGTGGACAACCAGACAACCCTGGTGAAAATTCCGCGCAAAATCGTTGAAGAATGTCGAAAGTCTTTTGTCCCTACTTATACCTTTACAGCTCAAGACCCGCAGTATGATGTTACCTTGCCTGGGGACAGGCCGGTGGTGGTAACAGGAAGCTCTGCTCCGAACATCATAGACCCCATTACCGGGGAAGAAAGGCGCGCAACTTCTGCCGACATAGCCAACATAGCTTATCTGATTAACGAACTGCCTGGCTTTGACGTATTTTCTATTTCCACTCTGGCTGAAGATGCTCCTAAAGGCCAGTTCAGTTTATCCCGTTTCTACCCGGCATTGAAGAACTGCAAGAAACCTGTTCGTAGCAACACTCCGAGTATTGCAGACCTTGAGCAGGTTTTAGAACTGGGTTACCTGATAGCCGGCAGCAAGGAAGCTTATATGGAGCGCCCCTTTATTAACCATCACTATTGTCCGGTAGTATCTCCGTTGACTATGGATGTGGAATCAACGGAGGCTGTAATATACCTAACTGAAATGGGCCTTCCTGTATACGGTACGATAGTTCCGAACGCTGGGATGACCTCACCGATGACAATGATGGGAACCTTGGTTCTGGGTAATGCAGAATTCCTGGCTTTGGCTACCCTGATTCAGCTTATCCGTCCAGGAGCTCCAATGATTTATGCCGTATTGTCCACTGTTGCAGACATGCGTACAGGAAACTATGCTCCCGGCGCTGTAGAAACAGGCATTCTGCAGATGGCTCACACCGAAATGGCCAGGTTTTATAACGTACCATCCGGTGGTTATATTGGCTTAACTAATTCCCATGTAAATGATGCCCAGTCCGGTTATGAGACCGGTATTAATACCACCGCAGCCCTTTGTGCCGGAGCAGACCTCTTTAATATGGGCGGACTGCTGGGCAGCCTGATGGCCTTTGATTTTGCCAAGGCTGTAATTGACAACGAAATTGCTCTCATGCTCAAACGTATCAAGAGAGGCATGGAATTTAGCGAAGAAAACATGGCTCTCGACCTGATCAAGCAGGTAGGTCCGGGAGGTTCTTACATGGATCTTGAGCACACTATGGCCAATATGCGTACCACTGCTGTACTGCCCAAAGTTGCCAACCGTGACCCCAGAGGTCGTTGGGAAGATATGGGCCGTCCGGATGCTCATGCCCGTGCACTGAAGGAAGCTAAGAAAATATTGACCAAGGAAAACCCGGCCCGGTTCCCGGCAGAACTGGATGAAAAAATCCGGGCTCATTTCCCGGGCATAGTAGCAGGCGACGCCCGTTGGTATGAGTAAAACCTATTGTTTGCCAGGTATTTCACCGTAAATTTTTAAAAATAAGGAGCGATAAACATGAGCATTAAGGATATTTATCAGGCAGTAATTGATTTTAATAATGCAAAGGTTGTTGAGCTGGTTAAGCATGAACTGGCCAACGGGACTGATGTGTCAACCATTTTAAATGACGGCTTGATTGCAGCTATGGATGAAGTGGGCCGCCTTTTCAGCGAAGGAGAGCTATTTGTTCCGGAGATGCTGAGGTCTGCGCAGGCTATGAAGGCCGGTTTGGACGAATTAAAACCCCTCCTTGCTCAATCAGCGGCCAAATCCGCGGGGACCATTGTCATAGGTACAGTTAAAGGTGACCTGCACGATATCGGCAAGAACCTGGTGGCTATGATGATGGAAGGTGCTGGATTTGACGTAATTGATTTGGGTGTTGACGTTGACACAGAGAAGTTTGTGAAGACTGCCAAAGAAAAGAACGCCAACGTTATTTGTATGTCGGCTCTTCTTACTACTACGATGCCCGGTATGGAAGAAGTTATCAAGGCTGTCAAGGCTCAGGGCCTGGACATTAAGACTATGGTTGGAGGGGCGCCTGTCACCCAGGAGTTTGCCAATAAAATTGGAGCCGACGGTTATGCTGAAGATGCGCCAGGAGCTGTTGAAAAAGCCCGTGAATTGGCATCGGCATAAGGAATAATGGCACGACCAGCACATTTATAAAAACTTACACACAGGAGGAATCGGTCAATGATAGTAGTGGGAGAACTCATCAATGCCAGCCGCAAACCTATTAAAGAAGCTATTGAGACTCAAAATGCGGATTATATTAAGCAGATTGCCAAAGAACAACATGAAGCAGGCGCAAACTATATAGATGTTAATGCCGGTATCTTTGTGGGCAAAGAGCCTGAATACCTGCAGTGGCTGGTTAAAAATGTTCAGGAAGTGGTAGACGGGCCTTGCTGTATTGACAGCCCTGACCCGAAGGCTATTGAAGCGGCTCTTGCCGTGCACAAAGGAACCCCGATGATAAATTCCATATCGCTGGAGAAAGAGCGTTATGATGCATTATTGCCGATTATCGCCGGTACCGATTACAAGGTAGTAGCTTTGTGTATGAGTGATGGCGGTATGCCTGAAACTACAGAAGACAGGCTGAAAATTGCCGACGAACTGATTAACGGTCTGGTTAAAAACAACATTCCTATAGACAACATTTATGTAGACCCATTGGTTCAACCGATAGGAACCAACAGCAATTTTGGCATTGAATTTCTCAACGCCGTAGAAGCTATTATGACCAGGTTTAAAGGAGTTCATACCATGTGCGGGTTGTCAAACATTTCCTACGGTTTGCCTAACCGTAAATTCCTGAACCAGGCCTTTGCCATAATGGCTATTGCCAAGGGACTTGACGGTCTGATTATCAACCCGCTGGACAAGCAAATGATGGCCGGTCTTATTGCTGCTGAAGCTTTGGCCGGAAGAGACGATTTCTGTTGCAATTACCTTGGCGCATTCCGTGCAGGTAAATTTGAATTCTAAAAAACAAATTTTTGCTATCT
The nucleotide sequence above comes from Thermincola ferriacetica. Encoded proteins:
- a CDS encoding homoserine kinase translates to MDTSKMQQFPELTTDRIFGLYIESEENKKRSEELYKALDQAFIWSIISEVVAHYDIGKVTELYEIFGGYVNRSFGIYTEKDGQKQEFFVRLYKKGVTEKEIMFEHSLLDFVKANGLDMAAGIYRTKDGRSFLKKIIGTGEKAEERYFAVYEFLPGEDKYTWVENVLTDEEFASIAEILATFHNAARGFDPKGLERVEPKILELIPTLKAKFKEYAETDWKDKFTEYFLKNLDSILEEIDRIKIPAEELAKMPMNPIHCDFHPGNLKYANNKAVGIFDFDWSKIDLRLFDIGLGLVYCCSSWIDETDGTMMLDQSAIFLKAYQNKLKELGGLEPLNEVEKKHLPTMLAAGNMYLIFWALRDYYSNLGELNVFEYLTYLQHQVKLMNWIRKNWDVLLEIANSI
- a CDS encoding methyltetrahydrofolate cobalamin methyltransferase, which codes for MIVVGELINASRKPIKEAIETQNADYIKQIAKEQHEAGANYIDVNAGIFVGKEPEYLQWLVKNVQEVVDGPCCIDSPDPKAIEAALAVHKGTPMINSISLEKERYDALLPIIAGTDYKVVALCMSDGGMPETTEDRLKIADELINGLVKNNIPIDNIYVDPLVQPIGTNSNFGIEFLNAVEAIMTRFKGVHTMCGLSNISYGLPNRKFLNQAFAIMAIAKGLDGLIINPLDKQMMAGLIAAEALAGRDDFCCNYLGAFRAGKFEF
- a CDS encoding VWA domain-containing protein → MAGYREGPYHYRIAQYLNTHPGDLQEFVETANSLDDFAKVFDMLKPRVRALAVKFASRIITKTAKQIADTGYRSGKLKIVKGFPETGEIDLDRSLEYFMDEPERGILDNLATYNRLREKSAFVIMIDHSYSMRGLKIVLAAITAATIAYHFKTDFSVLAFSNKVKVLKAINHMTGPEKVVEQLFDLKLQGDTNVRLALEEGLKQVSDFAEKKGLILTDGSWNTGGNPLDMAAKYDKLNVIGFPPANPDKVKLLSNRGKGEFAFVETEKQIANAIIKCLN
- a CDS encoding AAA family ATPase gives rise to the protein MLKIYTNLVKTVVGRNRELKAILSAIDAGKHILLEGPPGTSKSTILRNIAREAKMPFYIIEGNIDLTPGKLVGHFNPAKVMADDYRPEYFEKGPLTKAMEEGGILYIEEFNRMPADVSNVLITPMEEGELFIPRYGTVKAADRFTVVASQNPYDDVGTVRVSRAFMDRICLIKMEYQPQQEEEIIVKRKTGCTDQRIIELAVKFVRKTREHPDIKMGASVRAAIDIVDIFNSLQKLDTFIDENILTAARMALGNKIWLNEITTKTVDKIIEAIWEDLRADVSNLKELNEGNVGAVSSHNGPPAINGEKELKKRNLV
- a CDS encoding corrinoid protein, coding for MSIKDIYQAVIDFNNAKVVELVKHELANGTDVSTILNDGLIAAMDEVGRLFSEGELFVPEMLRSAQAMKAGLDELKPLLAQSAAKSAGTIVIGTVKGDLHDIGKNLVAMMMEGAGFDVIDLGVDVDTEKFVKTAKEKNANVICMSALLTTTMPGMEEVIKAVKAQGLDIKTMVGGAPVTQEFANKIGADGYAEDAPGAVEKARELASA
- a CDS encoding trimethylamine methyltransferase family protein, with protein sequence MQQFTRFFTDEQRVRIHEASLEILENVGLLVRNKKAREIFAKHGCEVDNQTTLVKIPRKIVEECRKSFVPTYTFTAQDPQYDVTLPGDRPVVVTGSSAPNIIDPITGEERRATSADIANIAYLINELPGFDVFSISTLAEDAPKGQFSLSRFYPALKNCKKPVRSNTPSIADLEQVLELGYLIAGSKEAYMERPFINHHYCPVVSPLTMDVESTEAVIYLTEMGLPVYGTIVPNAGMTSPMTMMGTLVLGNAEFLALATLIQLIRPGAPMIYAVLSTVADMRTGNYAPGAVETGILQMAHTEMARFYNVPSGGYIGLTNSHVNDAQSGYETGINTTAALCAGADLFNMGGLLGSLMAFDFAKAVIDNEIALMLKRIKRGMEFSEENMALDLIKQVGPGGSYMDLEHTMANMRTTAVLPKVANRDPRGRWEDMGRPDAHARALKEAKKILTKENPARFPAELDEKIRAHFPGIVAGDARWYE